From Actinomyces sp. oral taxon 171 str. F0337, one genomic window encodes:
- a CDS encoding ABC transporter permease, whose translation MSRASWTPWTAGQPFWGDSSEISVSVVELSELYPVGRRPPLVAYIRELWQRRHFIWADARAKALGSQRGTFLGNAWLIAKPMLNAIVYFIVFGLLLQTSRGIDNFIGYLIIGVTFFPPLQRAVTDGSQVIVTGKNLIRGFSFPRAALPASYTIRSAIDLVPPMIAVLVLVVVLPPHAWPSWHWLLIVPVLALQVLLSLGLTLATSRITTTIPDMRNIWPFLTQFWFYASGVFFSYERFIDHPLMLRAMDLNPGYLIITMYRDVILYQRVPQARMWLILSAWSVGLAVVSFVFFWEKEEVYGVER comes from the coding sequence ATGAGCAGGGCATCCTGGACCCCGTGGACCGCTGGGCAGCCGTTCTGGGGCGACAGCTCCGAGATCAGTGTCAGCGTCGTCGAGCTCAGCGAGCTGTATCCGGTGGGACGGCGCCCACCGCTGGTGGCCTACATCCGCGAGCTCTGGCAACGGCGGCACTTCATCTGGGCCGACGCCCGGGCCAAGGCCCTGGGGTCCCAACGGGGCACCTTCCTGGGAAACGCGTGGCTCATCGCCAAACCGATGCTCAATGCGATCGTCTACTTCATCGTGTTCGGACTGCTTCTGCAGACGAGCCGCGGTATTGACAACTTCATCGGCTACCTCATCATCGGCGTCACGTTCTTCCCGCCGCTGCAGCGGGCAGTGACCGACGGTAGCCAGGTGATAGTCACCGGGAAGAACCTCATTCGGGGATTCTCCTTCCCTCGAGCCGCCCTCCCCGCGTCGTACACGATTCGCAGCGCGATCGACCTGGTTCCACCGATGATCGCGGTCCTCGTCCTCGTGGTGGTTCTTCCTCCTCACGCCTGGCCGAGCTGGCACTGGCTCCTCATCGTCCCGGTCCTGGCTCTTCAGGTGCTCTTGAGCCTGGGGCTGACACTGGCCACCTCCCGTATCACGACGACGATCCCGGACATGCGGAATATCTGGCCCTTCCTGACTCAGTTCTGGTTCTACGCCTCGGGAGTCTTCTTCTCCTACGAACGTTTTATTGATCACCCGCTGATGCTGCGGGCCATGGACCTCAATCCCGGATACCTCATCATCACGATGTATCGGGACGTGATCCTGTACCAGCGCGTTCCGCAGGCGCGCATGTGGCTCATTCTGAGTGCGTGGTCGGTGGGGCTGGCCGTTGTCTCCTTCGTGTTCTTCTGGGAGAAGGAGGAGGTCTACGGTGTCGAGCGCTGA
- a CDS encoding ABC transporter ATP-binding protein, with the protein MTAADGHEAGIGTATVVVDDIRVSYRAPSTDAEDLHTASMAQKILLGLTGQRPKVRVDALKGISFVARAGESIGILGRNGAGKSTLLRIMGGLETPTSGTVSARSNPVLLGVNAALIPDLSGERNVRLGCLAMGMSPQQVEAIIPEVIELAGIGKAIYRPMKTYSSGMSSRLRFAIAASANPDILLIDEALSTGDAAFKERSENKMTELRRAAGTVFIVNHAAQVIEEMCTRALWLVDGELIGDGPGPQIAHDYRWWSWNIAKDKPDKAATILATCREKWKPAGVRIQRSESRTLPYRHARGV; encoded by the coding sequence ATGACCGCCGCTGACGGTCACGAGGCCGGCATCGGCACCGCCACCGTCGTCGTCGACGACATTCGGGTGAGCTACCGGGCGCCCTCCACCGACGCCGAGGACCTGCACACCGCGTCCATGGCGCAGAAGATCCTTCTGGGGCTGACGGGGCAGAGACCGAAAGTGAGGGTCGACGCCCTCAAGGGGATCTCGTTCGTGGCGCGCGCCGGGGAGTCGATCGGGATCCTGGGTCGCAACGGTGCGGGGAAGTCCACGCTGCTTCGCATCATGGGCGGTTTGGAGACGCCGACCTCGGGAACGGTGAGTGCCCGTTCCAATCCGGTACTCCTGGGCGTCAATGCGGCTCTCATCCCAGACCTGTCAGGTGAGCGCAATGTGCGCCTGGGCTGTCTGGCCATGGGGATGAGTCCTCAGCAGGTCGAGGCGATCATTCCGGAGGTGATCGAGCTGGCCGGGATCGGGAAGGCCATCTATCGCCCGATGAAGACCTATTCCTCGGGGATGTCCTCACGTCTACGGTTCGCGATCGCCGCCTCAGCGAACCCGGACATTCTTCTCATCGATGAGGCCCTGTCCACCGGCGACGCCGCGTTCAAGGAGCGCAGCGAGAACAAGATGACCGAGCTGCGGCGCGCAGCCGGAACGGTGTTCATCGTCAACCATGCCGCGCAGGTCATCGAGGAGATGTGCACCCGGGCGCTGTGGCTCGTGGACGGCGAGCTCATCGGCGATGGTCCGGGCCCCCAGATCGCCCATGACTACCGATGGTGGTCCTGGAACATCGCCAAGGACAAACCGGACAAGGCCGCCACGATTCTGGCCACGTGCCGGGAGAAGTGGAAACCGGCAGGAGTGCGGATCCAACGCTCGGAGAGCCGCACGCTGCCCTACCGACACGCTCGAGGAGTATGA
- a CDS encoding CDP-glycerol glycerophosphotransferase family protein, which translates to MTKDAVLRKMGRVVSGRLQLPAATRLVRYAAAREYEDGNLAEARRLYEKLSEGAQDTATRLRLGVIAERQERFEAALRTYTEVADHDPACGEAFYRAGCLLKRQDDPEAAFVFFSRALSSGVRDRRYSERLLACLPASTPQWQRLEVLLSGLPEHENDAAWLRKLLQSQLHMGLNGPARCTLDALASVDRLSAHELFEQGVIAHRDGDRACATASFAAACEAAGGKARSKGPAQFACSRGDWRLASELFEIYPGEGLSRGELAYELAYCLDRLREHERAQGQYALAASLDTGNGNTLYKLGLASERIGDLLTAERSYQEALRTLKKPARSWWNYRRGVCLARLGRHAEALDSFWSYLGPAPRGLASVSQQPASTGFLELVRAKSTPPPRQRPEDLVESTIGEIMLGLHEDLRTHGGTEGPGTGMEIPPAVARTAAQSIRRILPLVLKGDRNHRLVLAQLAQDAGQVELACEILEQAEEFGCKDGLDPRAYGRTAGAARNIRYAEALEVLPVSPHLVLWESNHGASIGCHPLAVFRWMVDRPEYSHLLHVWAVNDLGAIPPDLLGRRNVVFVPLHSTEYMQYLATAGYLVNNVSFAPYFVRRREQRYLNTWHGTPFKTLGRSMRGGLLDYENLQRNFQLSTTLMAPNELTRWALIEDHDLLDVYRGRTIITGSPRLDTSLTMSQEDRKALRGRLGMAEGDERRLVLFAPTWRGGVSKRELDREALVADLTAMASRDDVLVVYRAHRLSEKLLAGVDLPVSVVPKDIDTNELLAAVDVLVTDYSSILFDFLPQKRPIVLYMHDIEEYRAERGLYLDPAQVPGLACYDRAELASAIGRALAGEGVAAREALARYCPYEDGWASARLARFFFDDDLDHGQRAVIRDHARDSAAGCGARKRRTLLFHASMIPNGIASALLALLEALDPELYSVNLIVEPSVLRSNEDRQEIFRRLPHHVHVICKPGAAPWRIHERACVNDFARHPEAYVSQSFWDCYWAYYERETRRILGDFVPDAAIEYDGYAETWVSLIAAWGRRGSRTSCYQHNQMDNEYRDKYPNLRRVFTLYGDVDAVVAVSPGLARHNRTGLAGLGIDLSQRQLSARNLLDVERVRLGAQAPAPDAFTELKNEHDIVLATMGRMSMEKNQAALIEALALLRKQDVVENGAEGDGAHGLSVGLAIVGSGVLEGTLRGRIDSLGLSGHVVLLGQMDNPFPVLEGADLFVLPSLHEGQPVTLLEAMTLGTGVVASDLPGNRELVALGYGVLSGTSPHDIAQAIRTALADPRLAHGDFDVKEHNARSLRDTLDAILGPDAHHQRPKGKAASTRRRRRRAASRKAPV; encoded by the coding sequence ATGACCAAGGATGCTGTCCTCAGGAAGATGGGGCGCGTCGTTTCCGGCCGTTTGCAGCTGCCGGCCGCCACCAGGCTGGTGCGCTATGCCGCTGCCAGGGAGTATGAGGACGGCAACCTGGCGGAGGCCAGGCGCCTGTATGAAAAACTCTCTGAGGGTGCTCAGGACACTGCCACCCGGCTGCGCCTAGGGGTCATCGCCGAGCGTCAGGAGCGGTTCGAGGCCGCTCTGAGAACCTATACCGAGGTGGCCGACCATGACCCCGCCTGCGGAGAGGCCTTCTACCGTGCCGGCTGCCTCCTCAAACGGCAAGACGATCCAGAGGCGGCCTTCGTCTTCTTCTCGCGTGCCCTCTCCTCAGGAGTGCGAGACCGACGCTACTCGGAGCGCCTGCTCGCCTGCCTGCCTGCGAGCACCCCGCAGTGGCAGCGTCTGGAGGTTCTGCTCTCCGGTCTGCCCGAGCACGAGAACGACGCCGCCTGGCTGCGCAAGCTCCTTCAGTCTCAGCTCCACATGGGCTTGAACGGGCCTGCCAGGTGCACCCTGGATGCCCTGGCCAGCGTTGATCGGCTCAGCGCGCACGAGCTCTTCGAACAGGGGGTCATCGCTCACCGTGACGGTGATCGGGCCTGCGCCACTGCCAGCTTCGCGGCCGCTTGTGAGGCTGCCGGCGGCAAGGCGCGCAGCAAGGGGCCGGCCCAGTTCGCATGCTCCCGGGGCGACTGGAGGCTGGCGTCCGAGCTCTTCGAGATCTACCCGGGAGAGGGCTTGTCCAGGGGGGAGCTGGCCTATGAGCTGGCCTACTGCCTGGACCGTCTGCGTGAGCACGAGCGAGCGCAGGGGCAGTACGCCCTGGCCGCCTCGCTGGATACGGGGAACGGGAACACCCTTTACAAGCTGGGGCTCGCCTCGGAACGCATTGGCGACCTGCTCACCGCGGAGCGCTCCTACCAGGAGGCCCTGCGGACGCTCAAGAAGCCCGCACGCAGCTGGTGGAACTATCGCCGTGGGGTCTGTCTGGCGAGACTGGGACGCCACGCCGAGGCGCTGGACTCCTTCTGGTCCTACCTGGGGCCGGCCCCGCGCGGGCTGGCATCGGTGTCGCAGCAACCGGCCAGTACGGGCTTCCTCGAGCTCGTTCGCGCTAAGAGCACACCACCGCCTCGGCAGCGGCCGGAGGATCTTGTCGAGTCCACCATCGGCGAGATCATGCTGGGGCTTCATGAGGATCTCAGGACCCACGGCGGTACGGAGGGTCCCGGCACCGGTATGGAGATCCCGCCCGCCGTGGCGCGCACGGCGGCTCAGTCCATCCGCCGCATTCTCCCTCTGGTTCTCAAGGGGGACCGGAACCACCGCCTGGTCCTGGCCCAGCTGGCCCAGGACGCCGGGCAGGTGGAGCTCGCCTGCGAGATCCTCGAGCAGGCCGAGGAGTTCGGCTGCAAGGACGGGCTGGATCCGCGGGCCTATGGGCGCACCGCGGGAGCTGCTCGCAACATCCGCTACGCCGAGGCCCTGGAGGTCCTTCCCGTCAGCCCCCACCTGGTGCTGTGGGAGTCCAACCACGGAGCCTCGATCGGTTGCCACCCTCTGGCCGTCTTCCGCTGGATGGTGGACCGGCCGGAGTACTCCCACCTGCTCCATGTCTGGGCCGTCAACGACCTGGGCGCCATCCCGCCTGACCTGCTGGGGCGTCGCAACGTCGTCTTCGTCCCCCTGCACAGCACCGAGTACATGCAGTACCTCGCCACCGCCGGGTACCTCGTCAACAACGTCTCCTTCGCCCCCTACTTCGTGCGCCGTCGCGAGCAGCGCTACCTCAACACCTGGCACGGCACCCCCTTCAAGACCCTGGGGCGATCAATGCGGGGCGGTCTGCTCGACTACGAGAACCTGCAGCGCAACTTCCAGCTGAGCACCACGCTCATGGCACCCAACGAGCTCACCCGATGGGCCCTCATCGAGGACCATGATCTGCTCGACGTCTACCGGGGCCGCACCATCATCACCGGCTCCCCCCGTCTGGACACCTCGCTGACGATGAGCCAGGAGGACCGCAAGGCGCTTCGAGGCCGCCTGGGAATGGCCGAGGGGGACGAGCGCCGTCTGGTCCTGTTCGCCCCCACCTGGCGCGGCGGAGTCAGCAAGCGGGAGCTGGACCGTGAGGCCCTGGTCGCCGACCTGACCGCCATGGCCTCCCGTGACGACGTGCTTGTGGTCTACCGCGCCCACCGCCTCTCCGAGAAGCTGTTGGCCGGCGTCGATCTGCCGGTGAGCGTCGTGCCCAAGGACATCGACACCAATGAGTTGCTGGCCGCCGTCGACGTCCTGGTGACCGACTACTCCTCGATCCTCTTCGACTTCCTCCCCCAGAAGCGCCCCATCGTGCTCTACATGCATGACATCGAGGAGTACCGGGCCGAGCGGGGTCTGTACCTCGATCCCGCTCAGGTCCCCGGGCTGGCCTGCTATGACCGCGCTGAGCTGGCCTCAGCCATCGGGCGTGCCCTGGCCGGGGAGGGGGTCGCGGCCCGGGAGGCCCTCGCCCGGTACTGTCCCTACGAAGACGGGTGGGCCTCGGCGCGCCTGGCCCGATTCTTCTTCGACGACGACCTCGACCACGGACAGCGGGCTGTCATACGGGACCACGCACGTGACTCCGCAGCCGGCTGTGGCGCCCGTAAACGCCGGACACTCCTGTTCCACGCCTCCATGATCCCCAACGGGATCGCCTCTGCCCTCCTGGCGCTCCTGGAGGCGCTTGACCCGGAGCTCTACTCGGTGAACCTCATCGTCGAGCCCTCCGTCCTGCGCAGCAACGAGGACCGTCAGGAGATCTTCCGGCGCCTGCCCCACCACGTCCATGTCATCTGCAAGCCCGGTGCCGCGCCCTGGCGGATCCACGAACGGGCCTGCGTCAACGACTTCGCCCGCCACCCCGAGGCCTACGTCTCGCAGAGCTTCTGGGACTGCTACTGGGCGTACTACGAGCGCGAGACGCGTCGCATCCTGGGCGACTTCGTGCCCGACGCCGCCATCGAGTACGACGGCTACGCCGAGACCTGGGTGTCGCTCATCGCGGCCTGGGGGCGTCGAGGATCGCGCACCTCCTGCTACCAGCACAACCAGATGGACAACGAGTACCGGGACAAGTACCCCAATCTCAGGCGCGTCTTCACCCTCTACGGCGATGTCGACGCCGTCGTCGCCGTCAGCCCGGGCCTGGCCCGCCACAACCGCACCGGGCTGGCCGGTCTGGGCATTGATCTCTCCCAGCGCCAGCTCTCGGCCCGCAACCTCCTCGACGTCGAGCGGGTGCGCCTCGGGGCGCAGGCGCCCGCCCCCGACGCCTTCACCGAGCTGAAGAACGAGCACGACATCGTCCTTGCCACCATGGGGCGGATGTCGATGGAGAAGAACCAGGCGGCTCTCATCGAGGCGCTCGCCCTTCTGCGCAAGCAGGACGTCGTCGAGAACGGCGCTGAAGGTGACGGGGCTCATGGCCTGAGTGTCGGCCTGGCGATCGTCGGATCCGGGGTGCTCGAGGGGACGCTGCGAGGCCGGATCGACTCCCTGGGCCTGTCCGGGCACGTCGTGCTGCTGGGACAGATGGACAACCCGTTCCCGGTCCTTGAGGGAGCCGACCTGTTCGTCCTGCCGTCCTTGCACGAGGGGCAACCGGTCACTCTGCTGGAGGCGATGACACTGGGAACCGGAGTCGTGGCCTCCGACCTTCCGGGCAACCGGGAGCTGGTCGCCCTCGGTTACGGAGTTCTGAGCGGGACCTCACCCCACGACATCGCCCAGGCGATCCGCACGGCACTGGCCGACCCCCGACTCGCCCACGGAGACTTTGACGTCAAGGAGCACAACGCGCGTTCACTGCGGGACACTCTCGATGCGATACTCGGTCCCGACGCGCACCATCAGCGTCCCAAGGGGAAGGCGGCGTCCACAAGGAGGCGGCGCAGGCGTGCGGCCTCGCGAAAGGCGCCCGTATGA
- a CDS encoding DUF6270 domain-containing protein: MRSEESTKTAGRITVYGSCVARDAAREMEQRGWSVERYIARQSLISAGRPADVGDLDLSLLRSSFARRSFLSDMVGNLEAQLTAVASYTDLLLWDLTDERLGVLETAPGTFLTRSTEALTAGLYEGLPARFLELGTAEHLHLWRPALLRFHSLLERLDLASRTILINVPWATRTTSGMSTVPSWGQTAMEANWVMTRYVDLVRQETDLRILQVPDELVVADDAHRWGAAPFHYAASLYSWVAEELEIAPAPRDLAPAF, translated from the coding sequence ATGCGCAGTGAGGAAAGCACGAAGACAGCAGGACGAATCACGGTCTACGGCTCTTGTGTGGCCAGGGACGCGGCACGTGAGATGGAGCAGCGGGGATGGAGCGTGGAGCGTTACATCGCCCGCCAGTCCCTCATCAGTGCGGGGCGTCCGGCCGACGTCGGCGATCTCGATCTGTCCCTGCTGAGATCGTCCTTCGCCCGTCGTTCCTTCCTGTCCGACATGGTGGGCAATCTGGAGGCGCAGCTGACGGCCGTTGCCTCGTACACCGATCTCCTGCTGTGGGACCTGACCGACGAGCGTCTCGGCGTCCTGGAGACGGCCCCCGGGACATTCCTGACACGTTCGACGGAAGCGCTGACGGCCGGTCTCTACGAGGGGCTTCCCGCCAGGTTCCTCGAGCTGGGGACGGCGGAGCACCTGCATCTGTGGCGGCCTGCCCTGCTGCGTTTCCACAGTCTCCTGGAGCGGCTCGACCTGGCGAGCAGGACGATCCTCATCAACGTTCCCTGGGCGACGAGGACCACCTCGGGCATGTCAACCGTCCCGAGCTGGGGACAGACGGCCATGGAGGCCAACTGGGTCATGACCCGCTACGTCGACCTCGTCCGCCAGGAGACCGACCTGCGGATCCTCCAGGTTCCCGATGAGCTCGTCGTGGCCGACGACGCGCACCGCTGGGGAGCCGCACCCTTCCACTACGCCGCCTCCCTGTACTCATGGGTCGCCGAAGAGCTGGAGATCGCTCCGGCTCCGCGCGACCTCGCCCCGGCGTTCTGA
- a CDS encoding glycosyltransferase family 2 protein, producing MQAPVPVARRPGRRPPLVSLVIPVYGVAPYLPRFLSSLDAQDHPHNRLRIVLVLDGACDDSPRVCRTWARRTDLDVEIVETGNGGQGRARNLGMARARGQWIGFPDPDDWLAPDFLTRLLAARRRGDVLLAGRTLIHQDGAETPHPLDFRFQGGTARADAARQPQAIQLSVHECLIRADRALAARFPEDREAPTFEDALYLGRIRTGGGRIVYVPEAVYHYDKRVLGDSTVQTAWLRPGRYVAQMRTRYHALLDAAGGAPWAQQTILYDLGWYFGVVDAGRMPTEPPGLGEVHAAEMRELVQRLDSEQIIRSPWGNLRARDRARLLLWKGRPEVAVVRDGEILELCTVEPPGRQAAPLRYAGTDVGWVLTGAEAAQRYSGGDVPRIPLWPRRPRLGQTHPARTMSLPGLLRRRR from the coding sequence ATGCAGGCCCCGGTGCCGGTGGCCCGACGGCCGGGCCGCCGTCCGCCCCTGGTCAGCCTCGTCATCCCCGTCTACGGTGTGGCCCCCTACCTGCCCCGCTTCCTGAGCTCGCTCGACGCCCAGGACCACCCGCACAACCGCCTCCGGATCGTGCTCGTCCTGGACGGGGCCTGCGACGACTCGCCGCGAGTCTGCCGAACCTGGGCGCGGCGAACAGACCTCGACGTCGAGATCGTCGAGACGGGCAACGGCGGACAGGGGCGCGCCCGAAACCTCGGGATGGCACGGGCCCGAGGGCAGTGGATCGGCTTTCCCGACCCCGATGACTGGCTCGCCCCCGACTTCCTCACCCGACTCCTGGCCGCCAGGCGCCGCGGCGACGTCCTCCTGGCCGGCCGCACCCTCATTCACCAGGACGGTGCTGAGACGCCCCACCCCCTCGACTTCCGCTTCCAGGGCGGGACTGCTCGGGCCGATGCCGCCCGTCAGCCGCAGGCCATCCAGCTCTCCGTCCACGAGTGCCTCATCCGGGCCGACCGGGCGCTCGCGGCCCGGTTCCCCGAGGACCGCGAGGCGCCCACCTTCGAGGACGCGCTCTACCTGGGGCGCATCCGAACCGGTGGAGGCCGTATCGTCTACGTGCCCGAGGCCGTCTACCACTATGACAAACGGGTCTTAGGCGACTCCACGGTTCAGACCGCCTGGTTGCGCCCGGGCCGCTACGTCGCTCAGATGCGCACGCGCTACCACGCCCTTCTCGATGCCGCCGGTGGTGCACCTTGGGCTCAGCAGACGATCCTGTACGACCTCGGCTGGTACTTCGGGGTCGTCGATGCCGGTCGGATGCCCACCGAGCCGCCGGGACTGGGGGAGGTGCACGCGGCGGAGATGCGTGAGCTGGTGCAGCGCCTCGACTCCGAGCAGATCATCCGCAGCCCCTGGGGGAACCTCCGTGCCCGGGACCGGGCCCGTCTCCTGCTGTGGAAAGGACGCCCCGAGGTGGCGGTGGTGCGCGACGGAGAGATCCTGGAGCTGTGCACCGTCGAGCCTCCCGGCCGGCAGGCGGCTCCCCTTCGCTACGCCGGCACCGACGTCGGCTGGGTCCTCACCGGGGCTGAGGCGGCGCAGCGTTACTCCGGCGGGGACGTCCCCCGCATCCCCCTGTGGCCCCGCCGGCCACGGCTGGGTCAGACGCACCCAGCCAGGACGATGAGTCTCCCGGGGCTGCTGCGACGTCGTCGCTGA
- the tagD gene encoding glycerol-3-phosphate cytidylyltransferase, whose translation MKRVITYGTYDLLHYGHIALLRRARALGDFLVVALSSDEFNAGKGKQAYFSYEERKVMLEAIRYVDLVVPELTWGQKTEDVARYGIDVFVMGNDWSGEFDDQLEGLCEVVYLPRTPEVSTTRIKSDMRLG comes from the coding sequence ATGAAGCGCGTGATCACCTATGGCACATATGACCTGCTCCACTATGGTCATATTGCGTTGCTGAGGCGTGCGCGAGCGCTTGGAGACTTTCTGGTGGTGGCGCTGTCCAGCGATGAGTTCAATGCCGGAAAGGGTAAGCAGGCGTACTTCTCCTACGAGGAGCGCAAGGTGATGCTCGAGGCCATCCGGTACGTCGACCTCGTGGTGCCCGAGCTGACCTGGGGACAGAAGACCGAGGACGTCGCCAGGTACGGTATCGACGTCTTCGTCATGGGGAACGACTGGAGCGGTGAGTTCGACGATCAGCTGGAAGGGCTGTGCGAGGTCGTCTACCTTCCTCGGACTCCAGAGGTCTCGACGACTCGAATCAAGAGTGATATGCGCCTGGGCTGA
- a CDS encoding glycosyltransferase — MTPRTALELRRALWHLRHSGLTGLREHLRRRRATAWARPRRWASGRRHQTLLPDWPLPSPQETGPRHDVTVGLIADEFTALALRYEWRSVPLTPTGWREQIEQSPIDLLFVESAWHGNDDAWRFQVIGSQGPSGHLREMVTALRERGVPTVFWNKEDPAHYDEAIATAGLFDWVFTTDEAMVGRYRSDLGHDRIGVLPFAAQPAIHNPIRLLDDAGRPAPLRDVAFAGTYFAHKYPERRAQMEIVLGGALDASARLPRGLDIFSRYLDGDDTYQFPTPWDSHVRGSLTYTQMLSAYRAYGVFLNVSSVVDSPSMLPRRVIEVLACGTPVVSTPTPATDRLLPAGTLAKVSDRAQAGHTVRALVTNPALGDYMTYLAQREIWGHHTYSHRVETVLRAVGMGERVRRRPTVAPLVSTIRPEQVDHVLQTLAGQQQVTMAPVILTHGFTARASSRARARELGLEIDWVTAGTSTPLGACYNLMLSRVEADYIAKMDDDDLYGDHYLFESLAAADYARADVVGKHAHYLHLSGPDLTVLRFADWEHRYTTFVSGPTLVARTDLVRDITFPETTTGEDTGFLNDCNRAGARIYSASRFGFVQRRGTTFGHTWDISNAEVLATSTISHWGPPHEMEMPTS; from the coding sequence ATGACGCCTCGGACGGCCCTCGAGCTGCGGCGCGCACTGTGGCACCTGCGCCACTCCGGGCTGACGGGGCTGCGTGAGCACCTGCGCCGTCGTCGGGCGACGGCCTGGGCCCGCCCCCGCCGGTGGGCCTCCGGGCGACGGCACCAGACCCTCCTGCCGGACTGGCCCCTGCCCTCACCGCAGGAGACCGGACCTCGCCACGACGTCACCGTCGGGCTGATCGCCGATGAGTTCACTGCGCTCGCCCTGCGCTACGAGTGGCGCTCCGTGCCCTTGACGCCCACCGGCTGGCGCGAGCAGATTGAGCAGAGCCCCATCGACCTGCTCTTCGTGGAGTCCGCCTGGCACGGCAACGACGACGCCTGGCGCTTCCAGGTCATCGGCTCCCAGGGGCCCTCGGGTCACCTGAGAGAGATGGTCACCGCGCTGCGAGAGCGAGGAGTGCCGACGGTCTTCTGGAACAAGGAGGATCCCGCCCACTACGACGAGGCCATTGCGACTGCGGGCCTGTTCGACTGGGTCTTCACCACCGATGAGGCGATGGTGGGGCGCTACCGGAGCGACCTGGGACATGACCGCATCGGGGTCCTGCCCTTCGCCGCCCAGCCCGCGATCCACAACCCGATCCGCCTGCTGGACGATGCGGGTCGCCCCGCACCCCTGAGGGATGTCGCCTTCGCCGGCACCTACTTCGCCCACAAGTACCCCGAGCGACGCGCGCAGATGGAGATCGTCCTGGGCGGCGCCCTCGACGCGTCGGCTCGACTTCCCCGCGGGCTGGACATCTTCTCCCGGTACCTCGATGGCGATGACACCTACCAGTTCCCGACTCCCTGGGACTCGCACGTGCGCGGCAGCCTCACCTACACACAGATGCTCAGCGCCTACCGTGCCTACGGCGTCTTCCTCAACGTCAGCTCCGTGGTGGACAGCCCGTCCATGCTTCCGCGCCGCGTCATCGAGGTCCTGGCCTGCGGCACTCCTGTGGTGAGTACCCCGACGCCGGCCACCGACCGCCTCCTGCCCGCCGGAACCCTGGCCAAGGTCTCTGACCGCGCTCAGGCCGGGCACACCGTGCGCGCGCTCGTGACCAACCCGGCCCTCGGGGACTACATGACCTACCTGGCACAACGTGAGATCTGGGGCCATCACACCTACAGCCACCGCGTGGAGACCGTGCTGCGAGCCGTCGGCATGGGGGAGAGGGTGCGACGCCGGCCCACCGTCGCACCCCTGGTGTCCACCATCCGGCCCGAGCAGGTCGACCACGTCCTTCAGACCCTGGCCGGCCAGCAGCAGGTGACGATGGCGCCGGTCATCCTCACCCACGGCTTCACGGCCCGCGCCAGCAGCAGGGCCCGCGCCCGCGAGCTGGGCCTTGAGATCGACTGGGTCACAGCGGGGACCAGTACTCCTTTAGGAGCCTGCTACAACCTCATGCTCTCGCGGGTCGAGGCCGACTACATCGCCAAGATGGACGACGACGACCTCTACGGCGATCACTACCTCTTCGAGTCCCTCGCGGCGGCCGACTACGCCAGGGCCGACGTCGTCGGCAAGCACGCCCACTACCTGCACCTGTCGGGACCGGACCTGACGGTGCTGCGCTTCGCCGACTGGGAGCACCGCTATACGACTTTCGTCTCCGGACCGACCCTGGTGGCTCGTACGGACCTGGTGCGCGATATCACTTTTCCCGAGACGACCACCGGTGAGGACACCGGTTTCCTCAATGACTGCAACCGTGCCGGGGCTCGTATCTACTCGGCCTCCCGATTCGGTTTCGTCCAGCGACGTGGGACGACTTTCGGACACACCTGGGACATCTCCAACGCAGAGGTGCTGGCTACGTCCACCATTAGTCATTGGGGACCGCCCCACGAAATGGAGATGCCCACCTCATGA